From Coffea arabica cultivar ET-39 chromosome 2e, Coffea Arabica ET-39 HiFi, whole genome shotgun sequence, the proteins below share one genomic window:
- the LOC113732328 gene encoding phenylacetaldehyde reductase-like, producing MSGAGKVVGVTGASGYIASWLVKLLLERGYTVKASVRDLNDPKKTEFLMALDGAKERLHLFQANLVEEGSFDALVDGCEGVFHTASPVQYSVSNPQAQLLDPAVKGTLNVLQSCARVSSIKRVVVTSSMAAVVHNGELKDGVIVDESWFSDPLYCEEHKLWYQLSKLLAENAAWRFSKDHGIDMIAINPGVVIGPILQPSPTSSAGVILDLANGIEPFPNAALPWVDVRNVAYAHIFAFEILSASGRYCVNERFAHCCDLIKILTELFPTLRSPDKCSNSSNPLILPKFKASNEKVKGLGIEFIPLEVCLKDAIKSFKEKNLVSL from the exons ATGAGCGGAGCAGGGAAGGTGGTGGGCGTGACGGGAGCTTCGGGATACATAGCTTCATGGCTGGTAAAGCTGTTGCTTGAGCGTGGCTATACTGTCAAAGCTTCTGTTCGGGACCTCA ATGATCCCAAAAAGACAGAATTCTTGATGGCACTAGATGGAGCCAAGGAAAGACTTCACTTGTTTCAGGCAAACTTAGTGGAAGAGGGATCCTTTGATGCATTAGTTGATGGATGTGAAGGTGTTTTTCATACTGCATCTCCAGTTCAATATTCAGTGAGCAATCCACAG gcaCAGCTATTGGATCCTGCAGTGAAGGGAACATTGAATGTGCTACAGTCTTGTGCAAGAGTTTCATCTATCAAAAGAGTGGTTGTAACATCTTCGATGGCAGCAGTTGTACACAATGGAGAATTAAAGGACGGTGTCATAGTTGATGAAAGTTGGTTTTCAGATCCTTTGTACTGTGAGGAGCACAAG ttaTGGTATCAACTATCAAAACTTTTGGCAGAGAATGCTGCTTGGAGATTCTCAAAGGATCATGGTATTGACATGATTGCAATTAATCCAGGGGTGGTCATTGGTCCCATCTTGCAGCCCTCTCCCACCTCGAGTGCAGGAGTGATCTTGGACCTAGCAAATG GAATTGAACCATTCCCTAATGCAGCTTTACCATGGGTTGATGTTAGAAACGTTGCATATGCACATATTTTTGCCTTCGAAATCCTTTCTGCCAGTGGAAGATATTGTGTAAATGAGAGATTTGCACACTGCTGTGACCTTATCAAGATTCTGACTGAACTTTTCCCCACTCTCCGATCACCAGATAA ATGTTCTAACAGCAGTAATCCTCTAATTCTGCCGAAATTCAAAGCATCAAATGAGAAAGTAAAAGGTTTGGGAATTGAGTTCATTCCTTTGGAGGTGTGCCTCAAGGATGCTATCAAAAGCTTTAAAGAGAAGAATTTAGTTAGCCTTTGA
- the LOC113732330 gene encoding phenylacetaldehyde reductase-like: MSAAGKVVCVTGASGYIASWLVKLLLERGYTVKASVRDLNDPRKTEFLMALDGAKERLQLFPANLLEEGSFDAIVDGCEGVFHAASPVQLSVTNPQAQLLDPAVKGTLNVLQSCAKVQSIKRVILTSSIAAVIYNDELKDGVIVDESWFSVPLYCEEHKLWYQLSKILAENAAWDFSKEHGIDMIAINPGMVIGPFLQPSATLSAEVILSLVNGIDPFPNLVIPWVDVRDVAYSHIVAFEIACANGRYCVAERTAGCCELIKILTELFPTLQLPDKCSNGSPLIQLKYDVSNEKVKGLGIEFMPLEVSLKDTIESFKEMKLVSL; this comes from the exons atgagcGCGGCAGGGAAGGTGGTGTGCGTGACTGGAGCTTCGGGATACATAGCTTCATGGCTAGTTAAGCTGTTGCTTGAGCGTGGTTATACCGTCAAAGCTTCCGTTCGTGACCTCA ATGATCCAAGAAAGACAGAGTTCTTGATGGCACTGGATGGAGCCAAGGAAAGGCTTCAGTTGTTTCCGGCAAACTTATTGGAAGAGGGATCCTTTGACGCAATAGTTGATGGATGTGAAGGCGTTTTTCATGCTGCATCTCCAGTTCAACTTTCAGTGACCAATCCGCAG GCACAGCTATTGGATCCTGCAGTGAAGGGAACGCTGAATGTGCTACAGTCTTGTGCCAAAGTTCAATCTATCAAAAGAGTGATTTTAACGTCTTCTATTGCAGCAGTTATATACAATGATGAATTAAAGGACGGTGTCATAGTTGACGAAAGTTGGTTTTCAGTTCCATTATACTGTGAAGAGCACAAG TTATGGTATCAACTATCAAAAATTTTGGCAGAGAATGCTGCTTGGGATTTCTCAAAGGAGCATGGTATTGACATGATTGCAATTAATCCAGGAATGGTCATTGGTCCATTCTTGCAGCCTTCTGCCACTTTGAGTGCAGAAGTGATCTTGAGCCTAGTAAATG GAATTGACCCATTCCCTAATTTGGTTATACCATGGGTTGATGTTAGAGATGTTGCATATTCACATATTGTTGCCTTTGAAATCGCTTGTGCCAATGGAAGATATTGCGTAGCTGAGAGAACTGCAGGCTGCTGTGAACTTATCAAGATTCTGACTGAACTCTTCCCTACTCTCCAATTGCCAGATAA ATGTTCTAATGGCAGTCCCCTAATTCAGCTGAAATATGATGTATCAAATGAAAAAGTAAAAGGTTTGGGCATTGAGTTCATGCCTTTGGAGGTGAGCCTCAAGGATACTATCGAAAGCTTCAAAGAGATGAAATTAGTTAGCCTTTGA
- the LOC113732325 gene encoding receptor-like protein EIX2, whose protein sequence is MEFFPVIALLAFIFQLIAWDSVLGAGAAMVNCSANDLEALLDLKNGLNDPENRLSSWRARGCCLWRGIACDDNTGAVIKIDLRNPYPVNSFNSSTTRYGFWNLSGEIRPSLLKLRSLTHLDLSFNTFQEIPIPDFFGSLRNLQYMNLSKAGFTGIIPPSLGNLSSLQYLDVSSELSTLSVDNFQWVGGLVSLKHLEMNQVDLSLVHSDFFHVLNMLPNITELHFETCSLSGSFSSLSVVNFTSLAVLDLSFNGLDSIPDWLVNISSLEYVDFDSCQLRGRIPLGLAELPRLRYLDLALNHNLSASCSELFKGSWKSIEVLSLSSNKLHGKLPANVGNMTSLTHFDLSVNNVQGGLPSSIGRLCNLEYLDLSSNNLTGTLPELLGGTESCVSGNALANLFCLELGNNRLDGKIPEWLGNLKSLQTLGLAANMLEGPIPSSLGTLKNLTNIGLAGNKLSGTLPETFGLPSELSVLDVSFNQLTGILTEAHFLKLNKLKILRLSANSFILNVSSIWIPPFQIRNLDTGSCQMGPLFPTWLQSQKEIKFLDISNASISGSIPIWFWDISANLSLLNVSFNNLEGQLPTPLEVAPFADVDLSSNIFTGPIPLPLVPIELLDLSNNHFSGPIPVNISQIMPDLIFLSVSNNELAGEIPTSLGEMPSLQVIDLSVNKLTGSIPASIGNCSYLKALDLGNNKLSGMIPQSLGQLSQLQSLHLNDNLLSDELPAFLKKLSSLETLDLGNNRLSGSIPSWFANSFSNLRILKLRENEFSGDLPDAISNLSSLQVLDLAGNNLTGRIPANLGNLKAMQVEQKILEYLLYGAYRGLYYEERLVISLKNQFQKYTKTLSLLTAIDLSDNNFYGNFPVEISKLSGLMVLNLSRNQISGEIPGSISHLKQLSSLDLSSNKLSGEIPSRMASLSFLSYLNLSNNYLSGTVPYNGQMSTFTASSFEGNLGLCGAPLRLECQNGGSGNGSKTENDSNEGFIDEWFYLSLGLGFLVGILVPYLIFAFRRPWADVYSDFVDKLVYKLPGMSRRRNKALQTKVYFHR, encoded by the coding sequence ATGGAGTTTTTTCCAGTTATTGCTCTGCttgcattcatttttcagctaATAGCATGGGACTCTGTCCTTGGAGCTGGTGCAGCCATGGTGAATTGTTCAGCTAATGATCTTGAAGCTCTTCTTGACTTAAAAAATGGCCTTAATGATCCTGAAAATCGGCTTTCATCATGGCGGGCCAGAGGCTGCTGCTTATGGAGGGGAATAGCTTGTGATGACAATACTGGTGCTGTTATCAAGATTGACCTCCGCAACCCCTATCCAGTGAATAGCTTTAATAGTAGCACCACCAGGTACGGGTTTTGGAACTTGAGTGGAGAGATTAGACCTTCATTGCTAAAACTGAGGTCCTTGACGCATTTAGACTTGAGCTTCAACACATTTCAGGAAATCCCAATTCCTGAtttttttggttctttaagGAATTTACAGTATATGAACCTGTCAAAAGCTGGATTTACTGGTATAATTCCTCCATCCCTTGGAAACCTTTCTAGCTTGCAGTATCTTGATGTTTCTTCAGAATTGTCAACCTTAAGTGTCGATAATTTCCAGTGGGTGGGTGGCCTTGTTTCTTTGAAACATCTTGAGATGAACCAGGTGGACCTTTCTTTAGTTCATTCAGATTTTTTTCATGTTCTAAACATGCTACCCAATATAACCGAACTTCATTTTGAAACCTGTAGCTTATCTGGTTCCTTTTCATCTCTTAGTGTTGTCAACTTCACTTCACTTGCTGTTTTGGACCTCAGCTTTAATGGATTGGACTCGATCCCAGATTGGCTTGTCAACATCAGCAGCCTTGAGTATGTTGATTTCGACAGCTGCCAGCTTAGGGGTAGAATTCCACTTGGCCTGGCTGAGCTTCCAAGGCTAAGGTACTTGGATCTTGCTTTGAATCACAACCTTAGTGCCAGTTGTTCCGAACTGTTCAAGGGAAGCTGGAAAAGCATTGAGGTTCTCTCTTTATCTTCAAACAAATTACATGGGAAACTTCCAGCAAACGTTGGGAACATGACATCTCTCACGCATTTTGATTTATCTGTTAACAACGTTCAAGGTGGATTACCAAGTTCTATTGGCAGACTTTGCAACTTGGAGTATCTTGATTTGTCTAGCAATAATTTAACAGGAACTCTGCCTGAATTGCTCGGTGGAACTGAAAGCTGTGTTTCTGGGAATGCTTTAGCTAATCTGTTTTGCCTAGAATTAGGCAACAATCGACTGGATGGTAAAATACCAGAGTGGTTGGGGAACCTCAAAAGTCTTCAAACACTGGGATTGGCTGCCAACATGCTTGAAGGTCCTATACCATCTTCTTTAGGAACACTTAAAAATCTGACAAATATCGGATTAGCAGGGAACAAATTAAGTGGGACTTTACCAGAGACATTTGGCCTCCCGTCTGAGCTGTCAGTCCTTGATGTTTCTTTTAACCAGTTGACAGGTATCCTAACTGAAGCTCACTTTTTAAAGCTGAATAAACTAAAGATCTTGCGGCTCTCAGCAAATTCCTTCATCCTGAATGTAAGCTCCATTTGGATTCCTCCTTTCCAAATTCGAAATCTCGATACTGGTTCATGCCAAATGGGTCCATTATTTCCAACTTGGCTTCAATCTCAAAAGGAGATTAAGTTCCTTGACATCTCAAATGCAAGTATATCAGGGTCCATCCCTATCTGGTTTTGGGATATCTCTGCTAACCTGTCATTGTTGAATGTTTCTTTCAACAACTTAGAAGGTCAGCTACCAACTCCATTGGAAGTGGCACCTTTTGCAGATGTGGATTTGAGCTCCAATATCTTTACAGGACCCATCCCTCTTCCTCTTGTCCCCATTGAGTTACTTGATCTCTCAAACAATCATTTTTCTGGTCCTATCCCAGTGAATATAAGTCAAATCATGCCAGACTTGATCTTTCTCTCCGTTTCCAACAATGAGCTTGCTGGGGAGATACCTACCTCCCTAGGTGAAATGCCATCACTGCAAGTTATTGATCTCTCCGTGAATAAATTAACAGGAAGCATTCCTGCAAGCATAGGGAATTGTTCTTATTTGAAGGCTTTAGACCTTGGAAACAATAAGTTATCTGGAATGATTCCACAATCTTTGGGCCAATTGAGCCAGCTTCAGTCTCTGCACTTAAATGACAATTTGTTATCAGATGAGCTTCCTGCTTTTTTGAAGAAACTGTCAAGCTTGGAGACCCTGGATCTTGGAAATAACAGATTATCAGGTAGCATACCATCATGGTTTGCCAACAGCTTCTCCAATCTTCGAATCCTTAAGTTAAGGGAAAATGAATTTTCAGGAGACCTTCCAGACGCGATTTCAAATTTGAGTTCGCTCCAAGTTCTTGATCTGGCAGGGAATAATTTAACTGGCAGAATTCCAGCAAACTTGGGAAACCTAAAAGCCATGCAAGTAGAGCAGAAGATACTGGAATATCTATTGTATGGGGCATATAGAGGCCTTTACTACGAAGAAAGGTTGGTGATCAGTCTGAAGAATCAATTTCAAAAGTATACCAAAACTCTTTCCCTTCTGACAGCCATAGACCTCTCAGACAACAACTTCTATGGAAATTTCCCGGTGGAAATATCAAAGTTATCTGGCCTGATGGTTTTAAACCTGTCGAGAAACCAAATATCAGGTGAAATTCCAGGAAGCATTTCACATTTGAAGCAACTGTCATCCCTTGATCTCTCAAGCAACAAACTCTCTGGTGAAATTCCATCAAGAATGGCTTCGCTATCATTCTTGAGCTATCTTAATCTATCAAACAACTACTTATCAGGTACGGTACCTTATAACGGACAAATGTCAACTTTCACTGCATCttcttttgagggaaatttgggactTTGTGGAGCTCCTCTGAGGTTAGAGTGCCAAAATGGGGGTTCAGGAAACGGAtcaaaaactgaaaatgatagCAATGAAGGATTTATTGATGAATGGTTCTATTTGAGCCTTGGATTGGGATTTCTTGTTGGCATTCTGGTACCTTACCTCATCTTTGCATTCAGAAGACCTTGGGCTGATGTATACTCTGATTTTGTGGACAAATTAGTTTACAAGTTACCAGGGATGAGCAGAAGGAGAAATAAAGCATTGCAGACCAAAGTATACTTTCATAGATAG
- the LOC113728914 gene encoding uncharacterized mitochondrial protein AtMg00310-like encodes MAMPTYTMSCFKLPCKLCKEISSMLSNFWRGEKDNKNKAHWVAWKQLTKEKKREGMGFQEIQSFNRALLAKQIWRIIRNPNLLSSKILKSKYFPNCNVLDCKTPNNASWFWQSIMSAREELQWGIRNRIGNGLSTRIWEDQWIPDQHLGKPITAKPEECRIQRVADLIEGYRWNRNSSSKISNREMLKTFSRFP; translated from the coding sequence ATGGCAATGCCTACTTACACCATGTCTTGTTTCAAATTACCTTGCAAGTTATGCAAAGAGATAAGCTCTATGCTATCTAATTTCTGGCGGGGAGAAAAAGACAACAAAAACAAGGCTCACTGGGTAGCTTGGAAGCAGTTGACCAAGGAGAAAAAACGAGAAGGCATGGGATTCCAGGAGATTCAAAGTTTTAACAGAGCTTTGCTGGCTAAACAGATTTGGAGAATAATCAGAAATCCAAATCTGTTATCCAGCAAAATTCTGAAAAGCAAGTACTTCCCAAATTGCAATGTGCTGGACTGCAAAACTCCCAACAATGCTTCATGGTTTTGGCAAAGCATTATGAGTGCAAGAGAAGAGCTTCAATGGGGGATACGAAATAGGATAGGGAATGGACTCTCAACAAGAATTTGGGAGGATCAGTGGATTCCAGACCAACACCTAGGGAAACCTATCACAGCCAAGCCAGAAGAATGTCGAATACAGAGAGTTGCTGACCTGATTGAGGGCTACAGGTGGAATAGGAATTcatcttccaaaatttcaaacagGGAGATGCTAAAAACATTCTCAAGATTCCCATAA